The genomic segment TAACTGTGTTATGGTCAAAAATCGTTTCTAACTCATGGGATTGTAAAACAGATTTTTGTACCCATCTATCAGGGCAAAATAACTGATATCTTTTAATTTAGACGCAGTGAACTCACGGTCAACAATAATCATCCCTTTTCGCGCAATGAGATTTCTAATCTATTCTTCATAGTTCAAAAATAGTTTTATCGGTTTTAATGCTTTTTCTATCGCTATAAAAATCTGCGTATATAGAAAAACGGAGGACCCTTAGGTCCTCCGTCCGGTCGCAGGCATCGCAAGTTTCTGCAACCTGATCACTGACAAGCATTTTAATACGAGCCTTTCTAAAAGACAAGTGCTTTCTGCGAACATTGTCCATTTGCACCATGACTCCTGCATTAGTTCCAAGATTACTTATAAAAATAATCTACAGTTTGGAAAAATCTATTCCAAACCAATTGGCAATTTTGCTTTGAATGTTCTCTCTTTCAAGCAGGTTCAATGGTTTTCTAATAATATCTTCTTGTTTCTACCTTAAGATATTATGAGAAAGAATGCTTTCCCTATTAAAGACTTTCAGGATAAATTCCAACAAATGAGAGCAGCGGAAGTACACGGAAATCATGTAAAACAATTTTCACTTTCTGGGCTTTTTGCCCCTTAACAGAAATGATCTTCTTATAACCAATTACTGTTCCTGTGTAAATACTGTTCCATATTTCCCCCTCTTTAACAAATATCTCAAATTTTTCCACTCTCTGACTATAGCAGACAGCCTCTTTTAATACCAGATACCCTAAGTTGTATGAACCGTCCAGACAAATGGTTATTTCTACTGGCAGTTCGCTGCTTTCAGGCTGAAACCAGGTTTCTGAAGTATCATCTGTCAAATCAGAAACCGGATGCGTCGGATCTTCATTTTCTGAAAAAATATGTGCTGTACTCATTAAATTATGAGTAAAAGATTTCTTTTTCCAACTTCCAAATTCTTCCAGACGTTTAACATCATTTTCATGAAGAAGCCCGTTTGGCATAGGTGGAATATTTAACAAAAAGGTTGCATTTCCTCCAACAGCCCCAATATAGATATAGATCAGCTCCTCCAGACTTTTCACCTGATCATCTTCTTCTGGATGATAAAACCATCCAGGTCTTATAGAAGTATTTACTTCTGCCGGATACCAGATCAGATTCGTTTCACCTTCAAGCGCTCTTCTGCTTCCAAGATCTTCCATGTCGCTGGTGATCCGGCGCATTCTAAATTCCTTATCATCGGTCTGCTGGCTTCTTTCCTGTACACTCTCTGCAAGTGCTGTACGTGCAGGAACAACACTCCACTCAGATTTTCTTACATCGCCAGCTTCATTTCCGCACCACCTGATATCCGGCCCACACACACAGATACATGCGTCTGGCTGATATTTTCTGACACATTCATAATAGCGTTTCCAGTCATATAGCTGTTTTTTTCCATTTGGTCCTTCTCCGCAGGCACCATCTAGCCAGACACTAAAAATATCTCCATAACCGGTGAGAAGCTCAGTCAGCTGTGCCAGATAGTAATCATCATATTCTTTTCCGCTTCCGTAACAAGGCTTGTTGCGATCCCATGGTGAAAGATAAATTCCAAATTTCATCCCATAACGACGGCATGCTTCAGACACTTCCCAGACCACATCTCCCCTTCCATTTTTCCATGGACTGGAGACAACGCTATGGCTGGTATATCTGGTCGGCCACAGGCAGAAACCATCATGATGTTTACAGGTAAGAATTACCCCTTTCATACCTGCATTTTGTGCTGCAGACACCCACTGGTCTGCAACAAACTCTGTAGGATTAAAAATTTGTGGTGTTTCTGTTCCATCTCCCCACTCACGATTGGTATATGTATTCATTCCAAAATGAAAGAACGCATAAAACTCTGTTGCCTGATAGGCAAGCTGGCGGCTGGAGGGAACTATTTTGATTAATTCCTGATCAGTTGGCATTTTATTTCCCCTTTCATTTTACCCTTTTAACCCGCCTGCACCAATTCCCTGAAGCAGATATCTTTGTCCAATCAGATAAATAATGATTGTTGGAATCATAATAATTACAAGTCCTGCAAACAGTGCACCCCAGTCCGTGGCATATTTCTGCACTTCAAACAAGTTTGCCATTCCGATGGGAAGAGTTTTCTTTGCATCTTCCGTGAGAAGAACAAGTGCCAATGGATATTCATTCCAGAAGCCCATGGCACTTAACATCGTAATGGTCGCAATTCCGGGTTTTGCAAGAGGCACCATAACTCTTGATAGCAGTTGGATATTAGTAGCACCGTCAATTCTTGCAGATTCCTCGTAATCTCTGGGTACTGCAGACATAAAGCCCTGTAAAGTAAAGATACAAAAAGGAAACTGCATAACTGCATAAACAAGGCATAGTACCGGCAGGTTATTTAATCCATTCACAGCCTGTAATTCCAGAAACAAAGGAATCATAATGTAGGTAGCCTGCAGAAAAATACATGCCATATAAATGGCAGAGATCAGTTTGCTGCCCGCAAAACGGTATCTTGCCAGTACATAAGAAATGGGAATAACCAGAAGCAATAGCAATACAGTGGAAAACACAGTCACAAATATGGAATTTCCAAAATAAGCGGCGATATTTGCTTTCTGCCATGCTGCCACAAAATTATCCAAATTCAAAGCTGTGGGCAATGCATAGGGATCTGTCAAATATTCTGCATTTGTCTTAAACGCAGACATCAGGTTCCAGAAAAGCGGGTACAAAAAGATAACGGTAAACAGAATCATCAGGATTCTGATACACCAGGTTCTTACAGTTTTCATCAGTCTCCCTCCTATTCTTTTTCAGATGATACTTTTTTAGAAATCATTGCAAGCACAATTGCAAGAATCAGGGTAAACATGGCGATTGCCATGGCATATCCAAAATTAGCGTTTCGCATACCCTGCGTATACATATACTGTAAAAGCACACTGGAAGCACCGTTTGGTCCACCGCCTGTCATAACGTTGGACAGAGTAAAACTTAA from the Blautia wexlerae DSM 19850 genome contains:
- a CDS encoding carbohydrate ABC transporter permease; protein product: MKTVRTWCIRILMILFTVIFLYPLFWNLMSAFKTNAEYLTDPYALPTALNLDNFVAAWQKANIAAYFGNSIFVTVFSTVLLLLLVIPISYVLARYRFAGSKLISAIYMACIFLQATYIMIPLFLELQAVNGLNNLPVLCLVYAVMQFPFCIFTLQGFMSAVPRDYEESARIDGATNIQLLSRVMVPLAKPGIATITMLSAMGFWNEYPLALVLLTEDAKKTLPIGMANLFEVQKYATDWGALFAGLVIIMIPTIIIYLIGQRYLLQGIGAGGLKG
- a CDS encoding alpha-L-fucosidase; protein product: MPTDQELIKIVPSSRQLAYQATEFYAFFHFGMNTYTNREWGDGTETPQIFNPTEFVADQWVSAAQNAGMKGVILTCKHHDGFCLWPTRYTSHSVVSSPWKNGRGDVVWEVSEACRRYGMKFGIYLSPWDRNKPCYGSGKEYDDYYLAQLTELLTGYGDIFSVWLDGACGEGPNGKKQLYDWKRYYECVRKYQPDACICVCGPDIRWCGNEAGDVRKSEWSVVPARTALAESVQERSQQTDDKEFRMRRITSDMEDLGSRRALEGETNLIWYPAEVNTSIRPGWFYHPEEDDQVKSLEELIYIYIGAVGGNATFLLNIPPMPNGLLHENDVKRLEEFGSWKKKSFTHNLMSTAHIFSENEDPTHPVSDLTDDTSETWFQPESSELPVEITICLDGSYNLGYLVLKEAVCYSQRVEKFEIFVKEGEIWNSIYTGTVIGYKKIISVKGQKAQKVKIVLHDFRVLPLLSFVGIYPESL